One window of Triticum dicoccoides isolate Atlit2015 ecotype Zavitan chromosome 5A, WEW_v2.0, whole genome shotgun sequence genomic DNA carries:
- the LOC119297612 gene encoding uncharacterized protein LOC119297612, with translation MASHAELTQTTLRNHHKSVASVVIHQKNGTLAGSGFIAREATEHSRALVMTADHVVEFFEPAKNDKLCIRLPGLDRELECEIRHRDNFKDLAAIAVSGVPDGYPALRFSRERDLPIGTAAVLVAYYNPDKLAKTKGPILVKPGACGGTIVGPPVRITKNIEWTERIRHECATMSGCSGGPVIVNGHVVGVNQYGDNTSGLAASFVTVEAVVKNWAQKDGDHSLDDLLKYL, from the exons ATGGCCAGCCATGCGGAGTTGACTCAAACCACACTTAGAAATCACCACAAGAGTGTTGCATCTGTAGTGATACATCAGAAGAACGGGACTTTAGCCGGCAGCGGTTTCATCGCCAGGGAAGCAACAGAACACAGTAGAGCACTTGTTATGACAGCCGACCATGTCGTCGAGTTTTTCGAGCCTGCTAAGAATGACAAGCTATGCATTAGACTACCTGGGTTAGACCGGGAGCTCGAGTGTGAGATACGCCACCGGGATAACTTCAAAGACCTAGCAGCTATCGCTGTGTCGGGAGTGCctgatgggtatccggctctgagatTTTCCCGTGAAAGAGACTTACCAATTGGCACCGCCGCCGTGTTAGTGGCATACTACAATCCAGATAAGTTGGCAAAGACTAAGGGTCCTATTCTCGTGAAGCCTGGAGCATGTGGTGGAACCATTGT TGGGCCACCAGTCAGGATAACTAAAAACATTGAATGGACGGAACGTATTAGGCATGAGTGCGCAACGATGAGTGGATGCTCAGGAGGACCTGTTATCGTCAATGGTCATGTCGTTGGAGTGAATCAGTACGGTGATAATACGAGTGGATTGGCCGCTAGTTTTGTAACTGTGGAGGCAGTTGTGAAAAACTGGGCTCAAAAAGATGGT GATCATAGCCTAGACGACTTGCTCAAGTATCTTTGA